AACATCATCTACCTGGAACTCCCGGAGAAATTCGCCGTTCGCGTCAGGCGAGATCGCCGCAGTGAGATCCCCAAGGACATCATCCGAACGAGACTCACCAAAATCATCGGCAGAGTATAGACTATCGTAATACTGATGAAGAGCACGAGTCATTTCCTCCTGTGCAATAAGCTGTCGTCCATCATCCACCGTAAGAGAAGAGATGAAGGAGCGACGACGACGAGTCTGATGCCGTAGCAGGTGGTACAAGGATGTCAGTTCACCTTCAACAAGAGAGTGAGGTTTCGACTTAACTCGCAGACCATCCATCTGACGTCGTTTGAGGCTCAAGAGCTTGGCTTTAATACGACGAACATCATGGATCCCCAGAGGAGAGGTACCCGCTGCGTCATATAGTTCACGCAGGGCAGAGTAGTAAAATTCATGTGTGTTCTTAAAATCACGCGCCCTTGCagcacagtaaaaaaatcaaagtcTGACGGATCTTGGGCTTGGCAAACGCAGTCCACCAAACCAGCAAGGAGGGGTAACGCGGGACAGAGCGAAGACAACGCTCCCAGGCGGCACTCATAACATCATCCATAGCACTGTCGGCAAGGTGGGAAACATTTAACATCCACTGGGAACGATAAATTTTTGCAGGTTGGTGACTAAGATTGACAGTTGCAGTAAAAGCACAATGGTCAGAAAAACTAGTAGGAATAACATCGACAGAAAGAATTTTATCACATAAAAAATCAGAGAAGTAGAATCGGTCGACTCTACTGTATGAGGAAGGGGTAAAAAACGTATATTTCACCAGGGTTGGATATTTGTGTTCCCAAACATCacgcaggtgcatcgtacgaaccaAGTCATGTAAAGCACggcaaaaattaaaattggggaactGGTCTTCAGGgcgtaaaacacaattgaaatcgccTCCGAGCAGGAGACTCCGAGGACTCTTGCGCAAAAGATAAATAAGCTCTTCCTTATAAAAGCGCGATCGAGCCACAGTGTGACCCGAACCAGAGGGGGCACACAAAACAATTAGGCGGAGATCAAAAAGACGACAACCAATCCCACGGCCAGAGTCAAGGAATTCAATGTCAGTAATAGGAATACCTTCTCGAAAGAAAAGAGCAGTTCCTGTTGAATATTCCGGTGCGACATTAAAAACAGTTTGAAAACCAGGTAGAGAGAGATCAGAAAACAACACTTCCTGCAAAAACACGACGTCCGCACAGGAGTCGTAAATAAACTGCCGCAAATAGGCAATGCGAACGTCGGACTCAATACGGTTAACATATAAGGTAAGAAAGGTGTATGCTTGAACCATGAAGAGAAAATCGAGAGAAGAAATCACCTACACCGACGCACCAACGTCACAGTCCATAGCAGGGAAGACGGAGTCATCCGAGAGAGGGGGACTGCTACCCCGTTCCGCGGATCCCTTACGCTTCGGTTTTTTACGAACAGCATTGACGTTCGGCTGAACGCGTAACTTGTGTCGGCTGACGGGCAAGGAGGCTTCAGCCGCCGGTGACGTAGGAGGGTCAAGTTCTGTATCCGACACCACCCGCGCCGGTCCACATTCGGGATCCGGGGTCGCGGGGGAACCTTCCGACGAAACGGACTGGTCGACACCTACACTAGCATCCGGCAAACATGGACTACATGGATGCGAAACGTGAGCAGGAAGGTCCGAAGCTGCAAAGTTGGAAGGAAGCGGAGCAGGTCCGCTGTCATATGTGTGGGGCAGCGAAGCAGGAAGTTGTTGCGGCTCCACTTGTTGTGACAACGAAGTCGGGTCGGAAGACGGCGCCAACTCGCCCGACTGACGATCCGACTCGGGAGAAGCCGCGTCGGAGGCCGGAGGGGCGTCAGCAGCCGCCACCGGAACCGCTACCTCAGGAGGGCAGGGAGCATCGACACTACTCTGTGGCTCGGAGGATGCAGGTCGCTCGGACTCGGGCATCTCGGGGAGATCCTCATCCGTACTATTTCCATCTTGAGCGCGACGCCGTTAATTATTCAAAAGCGGCACACCCACCGGTGGAGCAGACGGAACAACATCAGATTTAGCCCGCAAAGGAGGAAATTCGGTGTCAGGGGTGTGCAAAACCTGTGATGGGGCGCTACCACCATTGGTCTGTTCTACACCAAGAGCAGAACCACCGGCAACGAGGGCAGCGACCGTTAACTTACGACGCTGTTCCAgagaattttttaagacaaaaaccctCCGCTGACAGTTGGTACGCACGTGACCACTTTCATTGCACAAAAAACAGGTGCCAACCTGACCACTATATGTTACAAGGACACGATATCCACCGATCTGCAGGTGAGATGGAATATTCTGCTTAACGTGCATTTCGACTGAACGAATACCACTGTAACATAGCAGGCGATGTTGGCTTGACCAGCGTTCAAGGCGAATACTCTTAACTTCGCCTCCCCCCTGCGGGATCGGGGGTTAGactaggcccgcggtattcctgcctgtcgtaagaggcgactaaaaggagtcacatgtttcggccttatgtgatggtcccctctcgggtttgacctccatctttctaaattattccgaagagcgagccaattggggaagggcgccttacatggtgcactgtatccgtcgtgcatagAGACCTTTAGCCggatttttcgtcgttgcaatggtgtcccattcgttttccatctcttgggcgaggatacgtccctgggtgtgaTTACCACACTGCAATCTGCAGTGTtgattttaactgcgacgacgaccttggactttttgcacctaagatccagcacggtagccagtccgttgtggtggggccgccatgtaccctgttggttgtagccccctgacaacacagggatcgctctactggtgcctgcgccgttaactccccacgtatgccaaggagtagatgcccatctccctggggcatcgggactcccggcaatggccatcctgccaggtggctattgctgcggcctggtggcgcccgtggggagggcccttggtcggagtaggtggcatcagggcggatgacccgcaatgaagcgtggtacatcatctctcgctggtgggcctccaccagcagtctctaagcgatcgaggtctaacctcaatggaaagaaatatgatcaaagatcATTTCcttccctggccactccatggcaggaacgtcttgctaaacaaggcagtggagaatattcaccccggtacctcgtgtgtacatgggttgatggagaatcgtttatgtcgaccaagccccagttttttgtggagcatttagaggacaagttcagggaggtggagggcttgtccaacatGCGCTCTGGTTCCGTACTCATCCAAAcagcatcctctgtccagtcacggaggatgctcaattgtgacaagttgggggatgtttctgttaacatcacgccgcataagagtctcaacatggtccagggtattatattccacagggatcttcttctgcagtccgacgatgaattacgcgccaacgacgaggtgttcacttcgtccggcgcgtccatcggggtccgagggataatcaggtatccaccggtgccttcattttggccttcgagggtgatgtcttacccgaaaaggttaaggtgatggtttaccgttgtgatgtgaggccatatatccctcctccgatgcggtgttttaagtgctggaagttcgggcacatgtcatctcgctgtacttccagcatcacctgtcgggattgtggctgTCCTACCCGCCCCGAtagtccatgtgccccacctcctacATGTGTTAACTGCGGataacaccattccccctgctcaccggactgtaggatcttccagaaggaaaggcagataatggaatataagactctggaccgcctgacctacaccgaggcaaggcggaaatatgagcgactacatcctgtgcccatgatatccacctatgccgctgctgcaacagcgGTCCGATCCTTTCCCATGTCGTCACGTACTGTTGCTTCTCAGCTATGTCAGGATGAACCAGCAACCAGCCCCCTTGGTTGTGGAGGGCACTTCCCCCTCTGTTGCTCCATCTActccaggagcaacaccaccccaaccatcggGAACATTCGTCCCCCCTTCCCAGCTGGAGATGGGTGAGGCTTCTTCGGCTACTatagctaggaaggggtcccttggggccctcccttcccaggttttgcccagtgccaaagcggacacccgcaaattTATGAAACAACAACCGGTCGCTCGTCATAGGGCTTCCCGCTTGtcgtcagtccctgagactgacgcAGTGGGGCCCTTCCAGCCAGACCCTCCAAAGGCACAGTGTGcaaagcagttgaagaaaaaggctcccaagcatcctatcattgcggtggcacctgtccacCGCAACCTTCaaactctgcatctgaggatgaggtgcagatcctggcgtccgctgaggacctcgatctcgctggtccctccgACGCCATAgaaagcactagcacaggtgctcaatcggaggcagcaggtgacccagaggcgtaatctgccttccccatcccgtcacgcctttcccagccatggacaacaccatcctccagtggaactgcagcggtttcttccaacaTCTCGCTGAGCTCCGacagcttatcagccttcaccctttcttctgcatagctcttcaggaaacttggtttccagcaatgcgcacccccgccctccgtggctatcggggttattataaaaaccgggtagcttatgaaagggtgtctggtggcgtttgcatct
This genomic stretch from Schistocerca cancellata isolate TAMUIC-IGC-003103 chromosome 2, iqSchCanc2.1, whole genome shotgun sequence harbors:
- the LOC126155977 gene encoding uncharacterized protein LOC126155977; its protein translation is MPESERPASSEPQSSVDAPCPPEVAVPVAAADAPPASDAASPESDRQSGELAPSSDPTSLSQQVEPQQLPASLPHTYDSGPAPLPSNFAASDLPAHVSHPCSPCLPDASVGVDQSVSSEGSPATPDPECGPARVVSDTELDPPTSPAAEASLPVSRHKLRVQPNVNAVRKKPKRKGSAERGSSPPLSDDSVFPAMDCDVGASV